A single region of the Trichoplusia ni isolate ovarian cell line Hi5 chromosome 16 unlocalized genomic scaffold, tn1 tig00001823_group15, whole genome shotgun sequence genome encodes:
- the LOC113506458 gene encoding uncharacterized protein LOC113506458 — translation MTLKNNHLIVETEERNDITKNGRETKMKYSPDNDGIFVVEVQQSTTYRPSKNIHNSPPHESQISTNQALIHRVPEDVEKKIEEDSERSSTKFERDKALALSSTGLSISDLSMSSIGSHNVSYSYSSQMGYEQGPFGYPVYAGYDTSKDDVPEGIVYDNSQEPLISKTPTDPDKPVVTAAIFKQDSIIGSDALQGPGYCIEGSTDGPLLSDVQAREYSLQHLHDQKKMENGVAIPVLEKVEGSKSLNRADSLPVRLEEDEPEIVPMATIKEDEAPTKDSLKGKRASLPIIRTDVYESVKDAILPSGSPKFEKLMNDTSPGDSAFDSPPMITITEESESSKSDGTS, via the exons ATGACCCTGAAGAATAACCACCTCATTGTCGAAACAGAAGAAAGGAAT GATATCACCAAGAATGGTCGTGAAACGAAAATGAAGTATTCACCAGACAACGACGGTATCTTTGTTGTGGAAGTGCAGCAGTCGACCACCTATAGACCTAGCAAAAACATTCACAACTCGCCGCCACACGAGTCTCAGATCTCGACGAACCAGGCTCTCATCCACCGCGTACCTGAAGACGTGGAGAAGAAAATTGAGGAGGACAGTGAAAGGAGTAGCACAAAGTTTGAAAGAGATAAAGCACTTGCCCTTTCTAGCACAGGATTATCCATCTCAGATCTCAGCATGTCGTCTATTGGATCACATAACGTTAGCTACTCGTACAGTAGTCAGATGGGATATGAACAAGGTCCGTTTGGGTATCCGGTTTACGCTGGATATGACACGTCAAAAGACGATGTCCCCGAAGGTATTGTCTACGATAATTCTCAAGAGCCTTTGATTAGTAAGACCCCAACTGACCCCGATAAGCCGGTAGTAACAGCGGCGATATTCAAGCAGGACTCCATTATAGGTAGCGATGCTTTACAAGGCCCGGGATACTGCATCGAGGGTTCAACTGATGGTCCCTTACTGTCTGATGTTCAAGCCAGGGAATATAGCTTACAGCATCTTCACGATcagaaaaaaatggaaaatggcGTCGCTATACCTGTATTAGAGAAAGTCGAGGGTTCGAAGTCGTTAAATCGAGCTGACAGTCTCCCAGTACGGTTAGAGGAGGATGAACCGGAGATAGTACCGATGGCAACTATAAAGGAAGATGAGGCGCCGACGAAAGATAGCCTAAAAGGTAAGAGGGCCTCTTTGCCAATCATCAGGACAGATGTGTACGAATCAGTAAAGGACGCGATCCTACCATCAGGGTCCCCTAAGTTTGAGAAGCTGATGAATGACACGTCGCCAGGGGATAGTGCGTTTGACTCGCCGCCAATGATCACCATAACAGAAGAGAGTGAGTCCAGCAAGTCTGACGGCACAAGTTAA